From one Geoalkalibacter halelectricus genomic stretch:
- a CDS encoding bacteriohemerythrin, which yields MEPTVFIQWKPSYSVGHSLIDRQHRIVIEVINELYLARRRGHQPGRLDALLKRLDQYTKAHLSFEERLLLENGYPDLPAHLELHRVMKARMAGLARLGEAMGEEIAEELFDFLKAWWLHHILEEDMKYSEYLMKE from the coding sequence ATGGAGCCAACGGTCTTTATTCAATGGAAGCCGAGTTACAGTGTCGGTCACAGCCTGATCGACCGGCAGCACCGGATTGTCATCGAGGTGATCAATGAGCTGTACCTGGCTCGCCGCCGTGGGCATCAGCCGGGTAGGCTCGATGCTTTGTTGAAAAGGCTGGATCAATACACCAAGGCCCATTTGTCCTTCGAGGAGCGCTTGCTGCTGGAGAACGGCTATCCCGATCTGCCTGCCCACCTGGAATTGCACCGGGTGATGAAGGCGCGCATGGCGGGGTTGGCGCGGTTGGGCGAGGCGATGGGTGAAGAGATCGCCGAGGAACTCTTCGACTTTCTCAAGGCCTGGTGGTTGCATCATATTCTTGAAGAAGACATGAAGTATTCGGAGTACTTAATGAAAGAGTGA
- a CDS encoding ArsR/SmtB family transcription factor: MKETARIFKALADETRLRILALLTRGELCVCDLMSILDLPQSTVSRHLAYLRNAGLVNDRRQGVWMYYALATTQNTLHADLQRLLRQRLIEHPQAREDLAGLDNYVKCKSSSACP, from the coding sequence ATGAAGGAAACCGCTCGCATCTTCAAAGCCTTGGCTGATGAAACCCGTCTGCGCATCCTCGCCCTTCTGACCCGCGGCGAACTCTGCGTCTGCGATCTCATGTCCATTCTCGATTTACCCCAATCAACGGTTTCACGTCACCTTGCCTACCTGCGCAATGCCGGTTTGGTCAACGATCGCCGCCAGGGCGTATGGATGTATTACGCCCTGGCGACCACTCAAAATACTTTGCATGCGGACTTGCAGCGCCTTCTGAGGCAACGCTTGATCGAGCACCCCCAGGCGCGAGAGGATCTGGCCGGCCTGGACAATTATGTCAAATGCAAAAGCAGCTCGGCTTGCCCCTGA
- the mobB gene encoding molybdopterin-guanine dinucleotide biosynthesis protein B — translation MIPPVVSIVAKSGTGKTTLVEKLIAEMKQRGYRVGAVKHDAHNFEIDHAGKDSWRLTQAGADTMLITSPAKIAMVKKNPQAQEPPIAETIQTYFGDVDIVLTEGFKRSTMPKIEVHRRERSAELLCRSEIHDPTLIAVASDEPLDIDVPVYDINDAQGLCDLIVARFLA, via the coding sequence ATGATTCCACCCGTTGTCTCAATTGTCGCCAAAAGCGGCACCGGAAAAACCACCCTGGTGGAAAAACTGATCGCCGAAATGAAACAGCGCGGGTACCGAGTCGGCGCGGTCAAACATGATGCGCACAACTTCGAGATCGACCATGCAGGCAAGGATTCCTGGCGGCTCACCCAAGCTGGCGCGGACACCATGCTTATTACCTCGCCGGCAAAAATCGCCATGGTCAAAAAAAATCCCCAGGCACAAGAACCGCCCATCGCCGAAACCATTCAAACCTATTTCGGCGATGTCGATATCGTGCTTACGGAAGGCTTCAAGCGCAGCACCATGCCCAAAATCGAGGTTCATCGCCGTGAGCGAAGCGCCGAACTGCTGTGCCGGAGCGAAATACACGACCCGACCCTAATTGCGGTAGCCTCCGATGAACCCTTGGATATAGATGTGCCGGTTTACGACATCAATGACGCCCAGGGCTTGTGTGATTTAATCGTGGCGCGTTTTCTTGCGTGA
- a CDS encoding C-GCAxxG-C-C family protein, translating to MDKDRRKVLGMAGCMAAAGVLGTGAFRLVGAQEDKKDELKARPPVKLDDKGKVLHEVLPYVALDPDEALKLSYSNKLIGDCMYGVFATVVEMLADKVGGAYLTYPTSVTRFGAGGIVGWGATCGSVQGAAMAIYLVSPNPTPIIDEVLNYYQYTMLPDLRPPNAAMDIKPSQADSTLCHVSISHWTKVSGAKTFSKERVERCAQLAANLTKKTVEALNAQLAGSFKADFPIPEEVVACRACHDMGGAMENTRGKMNCLTCHSGHDELKPNIYEKPPIKL from the coding sequence ATGGACAAGGATCGCAGAAAAGTCTTGGGTATGGCGGGATGCATGGCGGCGGCCGGGGTTCTCGGCACCGGCGCTTTTCGCCTAGTCGGCGCCCAGGAAGACAAGAAGGACGAACTCAAGGCACGGCCGCCGGTGAAGCTTGACGACAAGGGCAAGGTGCTGCATGAAGTGCTGCCCTATGTGGCGCTGGATCCGGATGAGGCCCTTAAGCTTTCATACAGCAATAAATTGATCGGCGACTGCATGTACGGGGTGTTCGCTACCGTCGTCGAAATGCTCGCTGATAAAGTCGGCGGCGCCTACCTGACCTATCCGACCTCGGTGACGCGCTTCGGTGCCGGCGGCATCGTCGGTTGGGGTGCCACCTGCGGGTCGGTGCAGGGCGCGGCCATGGCCATCTATCTGGTTTCGCCCAATCCGACCCCGATCATCGACGAGGTGCTCAATTACTACCAGTACACCATGCTGCCCGACCTCAGGCCGCCCAATGCGGCCATGGACATCAAGCCCTCCCAGGCGGATTCGACCCTTTGCCACGTGTCGATTTCGCACTGGACCAAGGTTTCCGGGGCCAAAACCTTTTCCAAGGAGCGCGTCGAGCGCTGCGCCCAGCTTGCCGCCAATTTGACGAAAAAAACCGTCGAGGCTCTCAATGCTCAGCTCGCGGGCAGCTTCAAGGCCGATTTCCCCATCCCCGAAGAAGTGGTGGCCTGCCGGGCCTGCCACGATATGGGCGGCGCCATGGAAAACACCCGCGGCAAGATGAACTGCCTGACCTGCCACAGCGGGCATGATGAACTCAAACCCAACATCTACGAGAAGCCGCCGATTAAACTCTAA
- a CDS encoding sigma-54-dependent transcriptional regulator encodes MDASLSILIVEDDLRMRQLLRDTLAAEGLLSEACEDSREALRILDAQKVDIVITDLMMPQVGGMEILERARGNNPDCAVILITGYGTIESAVEAIRKGAYDYVQKPFEPDALVLIVRRAQEHVRLLHENRALRRQVEEMHSEELIGTSRQMVDLKNFLAKIAPFDTTVLIQGETGTGKELVARLIHQWSARRDRTFLPINCGALPESLLESELFGHVRGAFTGADRDKKGLFETVDKGTLFLDEINSISPAFQVKLLRVLQEGAYLKVGGRDPQKVDVRIIAAGNVPLQKEVEAGRFRSDLFYRLNVVPVEIAPLRERREDIALLVHHFLAKYGAKYAKSVQTVGARALERLRGYSWPGNVRELENVIERAVIMAENSELKEVHLPQTAAPDEDKMSDQDGLVSLEEMEKRLILKTLEHTGGNRGRTADILGISPVSLWRKIKKYEA; translated from the coding sequence GTGGATGCGTCTCTATCCATTTTGATTGTCGAGGATGATCTGCGCATGCGCCAGTTGCTGCGCGACACCCTGGCCGCCGAGGGGCTTTTATCCGAAGCCTGCGAGGACAGTCGGGAGGCCTTGCGGATTCTGGATGCGCAAAAGGTCGACATCGTCATCACCGATCTCATGATGCCGCAGGTCGGCGGCATGGAAATTCTTGAGCGGGCCCGCGGTAACAACCCCGATTGCGCGGTTATCCTCATTACCGGCTACGGCACCATCGAGTCGGCGGTGGAAGCTATTCGCAAAGGCGCCTACGACTATGTGCAGAAGCCTTTTGAGCCCGACGCCCTGGTCCTTATCGTGCGCCGTGCCCAGGAGCATGTGCGTTTGCTCCACGAAAACCGCGCGCTGCGGCGTCAGGTAGAGGAAATGCATAGCGAAGAGCTGATCGGAACCAGCCGGCAAATGGTGGATTTGAAAAATTTCCTCGCTAAAATCGCCCCTTTCGACACCACGGTTCTCATTCAGGGCGAGACCGGCACCGGCAAGGAACTGGTGGCGCGGCTCATCCACCAGTGGAGCGCCAGGCGCGACCGGACCTTTCTGCCCATCAACTGCGGCGCCTTGCCCGAGTCCCTGCTTGAATCCGAGCTTTTCGGTCATGTGCGCGGCGCATTCACCGGGGCCGACCGCGACAAGAAGGGGCTGTTCGAAACAGTGGACAAGGGCACGCTGTTTCTCGATGAAATCAATTCCATCTCGCCGGCTTTTCAGGTCAAGTTGCTGCGGGTTCTGCAGGAGGGCGCCTATTTGAAAGTCGGGGGGCGCGACCCGCAGAAAGTCGATGTGCGAATCATCGCCGCCGGCAACGTACCTCTACAAAAGGAAGTCGAGGCGGGGCGTTTTCGCAGCGATCTTTTCTATCGCCTCAACGTCGTGCCCGTGGAAATTGCTCCGCTGCGCGAGCGGCGCGAGGACATCGCATTGTTGGTTCATCATTTTCTCGCCAAGTACGGTGCGAAATACGCAAAGAGCGTACAGACCGTAGGCGCCCGGGCTCTGGAACGCCTGCGCGGTTATTCCTGGCCGGGTAACGTGCGCGAGTTGGAGAACGTCATCGAGCGCGCGGTGATCATGGCGGAAAATAGTGAACTCAAGGAAGTTCATTTGCCGCAAACTGCTGCGCCCGATGAAGATAAGATGTCTGATCAAGACGGGCTCGTTTCCCTGGAAGAGATGGAAAAACGCCTGATATTGAAAACACTTGAACATACCGGCGGCAATCGTGGGCGAACCGCCGACATACTCGGCATCAGTCCGGTGTCTCTATGGCGAAAAATCAAGAAGTACGAAGCCTGA
- a CDS encoding two-component system sensor histidine kinase NtrB, giving the protein MSQPDENPPSLLAVRLAELEAANQAYVRYIREKTNQLLEVMGTRALESEELDEEALIEMDPIGIVAQSFQQILAHLNQTIEELQEAKAGERELREFYLTEKMKLATLIESLSEGLLVLDEQNRVVSCNRAADEITQWLATDSLGKTLEALFPEMEAVLRKNACDLQSFELTFRSRQGADRLLSANVTRLRDSEGRAAGRVVTFRDSTEEKRRTELFHRTEKLAAIGQLSAGVAHELNTPLGSVLGYARLLLKDKTLSPAQRAWAEIIAEQVKKSSGIIQGLLRFARQSNPARRCLEQCRINEIIKLTLPLLATEMAKRKIELETDLQPLPPIIGDPRELEQVVLNLTMNALQAIGTKGRVRITTRHAGSRVVMKVEDNGPGIAEQIRSRIFDPFYTTKPLGEGTGLGLSICSGIVSDLGGTLDVTSVEGQGATFILSLPAATEASAELGKSDSRQAARRMGAGRE; this is encoded by the coding sequence TTGAGCCAACCCGATGAGAATCCGCCGAGTCTTCTTGCTGTGCGCCTCGCCGAACTTGAGGCCGCCAACCAGGCCTATGTGCGTTACATCAGGGAGAAGACCAACCAGTTGCTCGAGGTCATGGGCACCAGGGCGCTTGAGTCTGAGGAGTTGGATGAAGAGGCCCTGATCGAAATGGATCCCATCGGGATCGTCGCCCAATCTTTTCAACAGATCCTCGCCCATCTCAATCAGACCATCGAGGAATTGCAGGAGGCCAAAGCCGGGGAAAGGGAGCTGCGGGAGTTCTATCTTACCGAAAAGATGAAACTGGCCACGCTCATCGAAAGCCTCTCCGAGGGCCTTTTGGTGCTAGATGAACAAAACCGGGTTGTCTCATGCAATCGTGCGGCCGACGAGATCACCCAATGGCTGGCCACCGACAGCTTGGGGAAAACGCTTGAAGCGCTATTTCCTGAGATGGAAGCGGTGCTGCGGAAAAATGCTTGCGATTTGCAGAGTTTCGAACTCACGTTTCGCAGCCGACAGGGCGCGGACCGGCTGCTTTCGGCCAATGTGACGCGGCTGCGTGACAGTGAGGGCCGTGCCGCGGGGCGGGTGGTGACCTTTCGCGACAGCACGGAAGAGAAAAGGCGCACCGAACTTTTTCACCGCACGGAGAAGCTAGCGGCCATCGGGCAACTTTCGGCCGGAGTGGCTCATGAACTCAATACGCCTCTGGGCAGCGTGCTCGGGTATGCCCGGCTGCTGCTCAAGGACAAGACCCTGAGCCCCGCCCAGCGAGCCTGGGCGGAGATCATCGCCGAGCAGGTAAAAAAAAGCAGCGGAATCATCCAGGGATTATTGCGTTTTGCCCGTCAGTCCAATCCCGCGCGGCGCTGTCTGGAGCAGTGCCGGATCAACGAGATCATCAAGCTGACCTTGCCCCTGCTCGCCACGGAAATGGCCAAGCGCAAGATCGAGCTTGAAACCGATCTCCAACCTCTGCCGCCGATTATCGGCGACCCGCGCGAGTTGGAGCAGGTGGTGCTCAACCTGACCATGAACGCTCTGCAAGCCATCGGCACCAAGGGGCGTGTACGGATAACAACCCGTCACGCGGGCTCGCGCGTGGTGATGAAAGTTGAAGATAACGGTCCGGGTATTGCGGAGCAGATCCGCTCGCGTATTTTCGACCCCTTCTATACCACCAAGCCCTTGGGGGAGGGGACGGGGCTGGGCCTGTCCATTTGCTCCGGCATCGTCAGCGACCTCGGCGGTACGCTCGATGTCACCAGCGTCGAGGGTCAAGGAGCGACCTTTATTTTGTCCTTGCCTGCCGCGACCGAGGCGAGCGCGGAACTCGGCAAATCCGACTCAAGACAAGCTGCACGCCGGATGGGTGCAGGGCGGGAGTAG
- a CDS encoding sulfurtransferase TusA family protein encodes MDSREIVEVIDLNILGQVCPACLLVVLKALNDHQERLRSGKTRLVVRTDHRDSTRTVPESARKMGYEAQVKKVDTYYEISIGRKH; translated from the coding sequence ATGGACTCCAGAGAAATCGTTGAAGTCATCGATCTGAATATTCTCGGCCAGGTGTGCCCGGCTTGCCTGCTGGTCGTGCTCAAGGCGCTCAACGATCATCAAGAGCGCCTGCGCAGCGGCAAAACCCGCCTCGTGGTGCGCACCGACCATCGCGACAGCACCCGCACGGTCCCTGAGTCGGCGCGCAAGATGGGCTATGAAGCGCAGGTGAAAAAAGTCGACACCTATTACGAGATATCCATCGGGAGGAAACATTGA
- a CDS encoding YeeE/YedE family protein — MLMDAPVWWFFLYFGLGLLLGTVLYRSDFCMASMVRDVFLFRDGVRLRHLYLAFILTFFLFLLVRELGLSVSDQLTGFESVSLLGFGGGLVFGFGMVLAGGCVMSTLYKMASGNLTYVLAFVGIIVGSLLYAEFFPQIRAFEIRLALEIPASLFELRPQAARILAWLLVGGSLAVIVWWRRCGAWRLAAGAEGYIQPWKVAIVLALCNLIIYLTSGMPLGISSAYAQVGGMAASLVAPEHIAALEYFRRSNNFGVPELRGYTEMILMAGIVTGALFNALVLREFRLYGLPPWRQGGAAFAGGILIALGARMAQGCNYKHLLGGLALFSTQSMLFVPGLLLGVWVGSWLLPRIVLR; from the coding sequence ATGCTGATGGACGCTCCCGTGTGGTGGTTTTTTCTGTATTTCGGGCTTGGCCTGCTCCTCGGAACAGTGTTGTACCGCAGCGACTTCTGCATGGCTTCCATGGTGAGGGATGTTTTCCTTTTCAGGGACGGCGTGCGCCTGCGCCACCTCTATCTTGCATTTATCCTGACATTTTTTCTCTTTCTCCTGGTGCGCGAACTCGGCTTGAGCGTTTCGGATCAACTCACGGGATTCGAGAGCGTATCGCTGTTGGGGTTTGGGGGCGGCCTGGTGTTCGGTTTCGGCATGGTGCTGGCCGGGGGCTGTGTCATGAGCACCTTGTATAAAATGGCCTCCGGCAACCTGACCTATGTTCTGGCTTTTGTAGGCATAATCGTCGGCAGTTTGCTCTATGCTGAATTCTTTCCTCAAATCAGGGCCTTTGAGATCCGTTTGGCGCTTGAAATTCCCGCAAGCCTGTTTGAGTTGCGACCGCAGGCGGCGCGGATTCTGGCATGGCTGCTGGTCGGGGGCTCCCTGGCGGTGATTGTTTGGTGGCGCCGGTGCGGGGCATGGCGTTTAGCGGCAGGGGCCGAGGGCTATATTCAACCCTGGAAGGTCGCAATCGTTCTGGCGTTGTGCAATCTGATCATTTACCTGACCAGCGGCATGCCCTTGGGAATCTCGTCCGCCTATGCCCAGGTGGGTGGGATGGCGGCGTCTTTGGTCGCGCCGGAGCATATCGCCGCCCTGGAGTATTTTCGACGCAGCAATAATTTCGGGGTCCCCGAATTGCGGGGCTATACCGAGATGATTCTGATGGCCGGTATTGTGACCGGGGCTTTATTCAATGCGCTGGTGCTTCGAGAGTTCCGGCTCTATGGCCTGCCACCCTGGCGTCAGGGAGGCGCGGCCTTTGCAGGAGGAATATTGATCGCCCTGGGGGCGCGGATGGCTCAGGGGTGCAACTACAAACATCTGCTTGGTGGGCTGGCCCTTTTTTCCACGCAGTCAATGCTCTTTGTGCCAGGCTTGCTGCTGGGGGTCTGGGTTGGTTCCTGGTTATTGCCCCGTATCGTTTTGAGGTAA
- a CDS encoding SufB/SufD family protein, with translation MNEPEELLEALSVVGADRKVFDDPQTAHLLAVGHQILSARQVEGLEVEIRQTAQGIAAKVRVAAGVRIAHPVHLCFGVVHPRGLQQIEMDVRLEAGAAAHFLAHCLFPNAEQVRHLMKAQVDIGEGAHFHYGETHLHGPHGGVEVVPHAEIRVGRQGRFTSEFTLTSGRVGTLDIDYSVAAEAGSVTELVARVFGRGSDQIKIREAIALNGENARGLIKTRIALQDQASAEVTGLTEGNAAGARGHVDCMELVRDRAVARAVPIVNVTHPQAKVTHEAAIGSVDQRQLETLLAHGLSPEEAVDVIVRGVLR, from the coding sequence ATGAACGAACCTGAAGAGTTGCTTGAGGCCTTGAGCGTGGTCGGCGCTGATCGCAAGGTGTTTGACGATCCGCAAACCGCCCACCTGCTGGCGGTCGGTCATCAGATTCTCAGTGCGCGCCAGGTCGAGGGCCTTGAGGTGGAAATCCGCCAAACCGCCCAAGGCATCGCGGCCAAAGTCAGGGTCGCTGCGGGGGTGCGCATCGCCCATCCGGTGCATCTGTGTTTCGGGGTGGTCCATCCGCGTGGATTGCAGCAGATCGAAATGGATGTGCGCCTGGAAGCGGGAGCGGCGGCGCATTTTCTCGCCCATTGCCTGTTCCCCAACGCCGAGCAGGTGCGCCATCTGATGAAAGCCCAGGTGGATATCGGCGAGGGGGCCCATTTTCATTACGGGGAAACCCATCTGCACGGCCCTCATGGCGGGGTCGAGGTGGTGCCCCACGCCGAGATTCGTGTCGGCAGGCAAGGGCGATTTACCAGTGAATTTACCCTCACCAGCGGTCGGGTCGGGACTTTGGACATCGATTATAGCGTGGCTGCCGAGGCCGGATCGGTGACGGAACTCGTTGCCCGTGTATTTGGTCGCGGCAGCGATCAAATCAAGATTCGCGAGGCGATTGCTCTGAACGGTGAAAACGCCCGGGGGTTGATCAAGACCCGCATTGCCTTGCAGGATCAAGCCAGCGCCGAGGTCACCGGCCTGACCGAGGGCAACGCCGCCGGAGCACGCGGCCACGTGGATTGCATGGAACTGGTTCGGGATCGCGCGGTGGCGCGCGCCGTGCCCATCGTCAACGTGACTCATCCCCAGGCCAAAGTGACCCACGAGGCGGCCATCGGCAGCGTCGATCAGCGCCAGCTCGAAACCCTTCTGGCCCATGGGCTGTCACCGGAAGAAGCGGTGGATGTGATTGTGCGTGGGGTTTTGCGATGA
- a CDS encoding ABC transporter ATP-binding protein, which produces MALLEVDNLVYRASERVILDGLFLRVEAEQVHALIGTNGTGKSTLAALVMGCAGFRPTSGQILFDSQRLDSLEIHQRARLGISMAWQEPARFEGLLIQEYLTLGARQADASALLREVGLEPDLYLKRMVDKTLSGGERKRIELASVLGLKPRLAILDEPDSGIDMLSTQGLIEVIQAFRRQGSAVLLITHREEIAATADRASQICDGRIVCTGSPATVAAHYKNRKCLLCDGLECGYERT; this is translated from the coding sequence ATGGCTCTTCTGGAGGTCGACAACCTTGTCTATCGGGCAAGTGAGCGCGTGATCCTGGATGGGCTTTTTTTGCGTGTCGAGGCAGAGCAGGTGCATGCCTTGATCGGAACCAATGGCACTGGGAAAAGCACCCTTGCCGCCTTGGTCATGGGCTGTGCCGGGTTTCGTCCCACCTCCGGGCAGATTCTGTTTGACTCTCAAAGGCTTGATTCCCTAGAAATTCACCAGCGCGCCCGCCTCGGCATCAGCATGGCGTGGCAGGAGCCGGCACGTTTTGAGGGGCTGCTGATTCAGGAGTATCTCACCCTGGGTGCTCGGCAGGCGGATGCCTCGGCGCTGTTGAGAGAGGTCGGCCTGGAACCCGACCTTTACCTCAAGCGCATGGTGGATAAAACCCTGAGTGGGGGCGAACGCAAGCGCATCGAGTTGGCCTCGGTGCTGGGCCTCAAACCGCGGTTGGCGATTCTGGATGAGCCCGATTCGGGTATCGACATGCTCTCGACGCAGGGTCTCATTGAAGTGATCCAGGCTTTTCGTCGCCAGGGCAGTGCGGTGCTGCTGATTACCCACCGCGAGGAGATTGCCGCCACCGCGGATCGCGCCTCGCAGATCTGCGACGGGCGCATCGTATGCACGGGCTCTCCGGCCACCGTGGCCGCCCATTACAAAAACCGCAAATGTCTGCTGTGCGACGGACTGGAGTGCGGCTATGAACGAACCTGA
- a CDS encoding bacteriohemerythrin has protein sequence MTSKLNSIQAKVGGFLAVVLIVAFGLSTAINTMQNKSLLNHTGEEALEALRQSAFDQARSVFISLEVGTAGSVQRGEMDRFIELIHGLSEVPGVLEVGLTDPRGRIEHSSRVANQGQMFDLPPVTSSGSQPLQETEGHEAITLSRAMLMSADCLECHFDRTENSVAGALYVRFSLDNLRAAEADMAQDLIEAESKSVMTGLLTGGGGLLVAALSVIILLGRMVCAPLKRLVTMMEELGRGHLGMRLGIEKNDEIGRMAKAIDSFADTLEKDIVANMKKLAAGDLDFTVVPYDAQDEIRHSLRKVSDDLNKIMGEIQTSGDQISRGADQVADTSQSLSQGATEQASSLEEISASINQMAAQIKQSAEHAGQASGLSSHASQSAAQGQQQMQAMIQAMGEINRAGGDISKIIKVIDEIAFQTNLLALNAAVEAARAGQHGKGFAVVAEEVRNLAARSAKAAKETAELIEVAVNKARNGGEIADQTAAALDEIVSGVAKVSDLIGEISAAANEQAEGIGQINQGLSQIDQVTQQNTANAEESAAAAEELSGQVRQMHQMLQRFHLRAASGGIQALPAPSSHQQNGEQVLMRWSDDLSVGIEHIDRQHQKLVALVNQMFAAMKNGQGDRVLQDILAQLVDYTQKHFFEEERMMKSHGYPHFEEHQAAHAHLVGQVADFQKKFSAGKVSVSSDLFNFLKGWLINHIQGTDKKYGPYFNERGVR, from the coding sequence ATGACATCCAAGCTCAACAGCATTCAGGCAAAGGTGGGCGGCTTTCTGGCAGTCGTCCTGATCGTGGCCTTCGGCCTCAGCACGGCCATCAACACCATGCAGAACAAGAGCCTCCTCAATCACACTGGCGAAGAAGCCCTGGAGGCTCTGCGGCAATCAGCCTTTGATCAGGCCCGCAGCGTGTTCATCAGCCTGGAGGTAGGCACCGCGGGATCGGTGCAACGCGGCGAAATGGATCGGTTCATCGAACTCATCCATGGGCTGAGCGAGGTGCCAGGAGTCCTGGAGGTCGGCCTGACCGACCCGCGGGGGCGCATCGAACATTCCAGCCGCGTGGCAAACCAGGGCCAGATGTTCGACCTGCCCCCCGTGACCTCTTCCGGCAGCCAACCCCTTCAAGAGACCGAGGGGCATGAAGCAATCACTCTCAGCCGGGCTATGCTCATGAGCGCTGATTGCCTGGAATGCCATTTTGATCGCACTGAAAACAGCGTTGCCGGTGCCCTGTATGTGCGCTTTAGCCTGGATAACCTGCGCGCCGCCGAAGCCGACATGGCTCAAGATCTGATCGAGGCGGAAAGCAAAAGCGTGATGACGGGATTGCTGACCGGGGGCGGCGGATTGCTGGTCGCGGCCCTGAGCGTGATCATTCTTCTGGGACGCATGGTGTGCGCGCCTCTCAAGCGCCTGGTCACCATGATGGAAGAACTGGGACGCGGTCACCTCGGCATGCGTCTGGGAATTGAAAAAAACGATGAAATCGGCCGCATGGCCAAGGCCATCGACAGTTTCGCCGACACCCTGGAAAAAGACATCGTCGCGAACATGAAAAAGCTCGCTGCGGGGGATCTGGACTTTACGGTGGTTCCCTACGATGCCCAGGATGAGATTCGCCACTCCCTGCGCAAGGTCAGCGACGACCTCAACAAAATCATGGGCGAGATCCAGACCTCCGGCGACCAGATCTCTCGCGGCGCCGATCAGGTGGCCGACACCAGCCAGTCTCTGTCCCAGGGCGCTACCGAGCAGGCCAGCTCGCTCGAAGAGATTTCCGCGTCCATCAATCAGATGGCCGCGCAGATCAAGCAAAGCGCCGAGCATGCCGGACAGGCCTCCGGCCTCTCAAGCCATGCCAGCCAGTCGGCAGCCCAGGGTCAGCAGCAGATGCAGGCCATGATTCAGGCCATGGGTGAAATCAATCGCGCCGGCGGCGATATCTCCAAGATCATCAAGGTCATCGACGAAATCGCCTTCCAGACCAATCTCCTGGCTTTGAACGCGGCGGTCGAAGCGGCCCGCGCCGGCCAACACGGTAAAGGCTTCGCTGTAGTGGCCGAGGAAGTGCGCAACCTGGCCGCGCGCAGCGCCAAAGCCGCCAAGGAGACGGCGGAACTGATCGAAGTGGCCGTCAACAAGGCCCGGAATGGAGGGGAAATCGCCGACCAGACGGCGGCGGCCCTGGATGAAATCGTCAGCGGCGTCGCCAAGGTTTCAGATTTGATCGGCGAGATCTCCGCGGCCGCCAACGAACAGGCCGAGGGCATCGGCCAGATCAATCAAGGGCTATCGCAGATTGATCAGGTGACCCAGCAAAATACCGCCAACGCCGAGGAATCCGCCGCTGCCGCCGAGGAACTTTCGGGCCAGGTTCGTCAGATGCACCAGATGCTGCAGCGTTTCCACCTCAGGGCAGCATCCGGGGGGATCCAGGCCCTGCCTGCTCCTTCAAGCCACCAGCAAAATGGTGAACAGGTGCTGATGCGCTGGAGTGATGATTTAAGCGTCGGCATCGAGCACATCGACCGCCAGCATCAGAAGCTGGTGGCATTGGTCAACCAGATGTTCGCCGCCATGAAGAACGGGCAAGGCGACCGGGTTCTTCAAGACATTCTCGCGCAGCTCGTCGATTACACCCAGAAACACTTCTTCGAGGAAGAGCGCATGATGAAATCCCATGGCTATCCGCATTTCGAGGAGCACCAGGCCGCCCACGCCCACCTGGTCGGCCAGGTCGCGGACTTCCAGAAAAAATTCAGCGCCGGCAAAGTATCCGTATCCAGCGACCTGTTCAACTTCCTCAAGGGTTGGTTGATCAATCATATTCAGGGAACGGACAAGAAATACGGTCCCTATTTCAACGAGCGTGGTGTTCGTTGA